From the Elusimicrobiota bacterium genome, one window contains:
- a CDS encoding transposase, translated as MGRLARFNPSNSYFHIVSRGNNRQKVFIEDEDYEFFLRIVEKCIEKFKWKVHHYVLMNNHYHLIIFNSEHGNLSDGVKYLNQSYVQYFRKKYGGCGHLWQDRFRSFVVENGIYLLECGRYIELNPIRAGLVKDAKEYKWSSYMFYAFTKSNVLVQRSPEYIGLSENIFNRQKLYIEFIKDGLREKRDIKRNFRNGYYGSKDYGDKLKFVGLTGKGWKPGQKIRNNNG; from the coding sequence ATGGGAAGATTAGCAAGATTTAATCCTTCTAATTCATATTTTCACATAGTGTCAAGAGGTAACAACAGGCAAAAAGTATTTATTGAAGATGAAGATTATGAATTTTTTCTAAGAATCGTAGAGAAATGTATTGAAAAATTTAAATGGAAAGTCCATCATTATGTTTTAATGAATAATCATTACCATTTAATTATTTTTAATAGCGAACACGGAAATCTAAGTGATGGTGTAAAATATCTGAACCAATCTTATGTACAGTATTTCAGAAAAAAGTATGGTGGTTGCGGGCATTTGTGGCAAGATAGATTCAGAAGTTTTGTTGTTGAAAATGGAATATATCTTCTTGAATGCGGTAGATATATTGAACTAAATCCAATTCGGGCTGGGTTGGTAAAAGATGCCAAAGAGTATAAATGGAGTAGTTATATGTTTTATGCTTTTACAAAAAGTAATGTTTTAGTACAGCGATCACCAGAATACATTGGTTTATCGGAAAATATTTTTAATCGTCAAAAATTATATATAGAGTTTATAAAGGATGGATTAAGGGAAAAAAGGGATATAAAAAGAAATTTTAGGAACGGTTATTATGGAAGTAAAGATTATGGAGATAAACTTAAATTTGTTGGACTTACAGGTAAAGGTTGGAAGCCTGGGCAAAAAATAAGAAATAATAACGGTTGA
- the polA gene encoding DNA polymerase I, with protein MTLYLIDGNAYIHRAYHAIKNLTTSKGESVNAVYGFTRMLLKILKEHNPDYLAVCMDYPAPTFRHKEFSEYKLNRKETDLELKNQFPFIKEIISALNITIYEKEGFEADDLIATISQKAENNGLEVVIVTGDKDALQLVNKNIKVLNEPKNILYDKEEVIKGWDIMPDNITDFLALAGDSSDNIPGVPGIGEKTAIKLIKQCGNIENIIKNCSQIDGKLGLLVKKHSESAILSKRLATLVKDIPINIDFEKLKPQSPDNSRLLNILKRLEFYSLIKLLVKEGTSAREIKYETILTEEELKKLAGYLNTKNEFSFNFALTTDKLVVGLAISAKKEEGFYIPIGHRTLTSCNQLPIEIVKNYLKSFFENSGIVKITHNLKSQIEVLEKLNIFVSDKYFDTSIASYVLNPSQKNNSSEDVFIEQLGIVLRNPGEKEKNTFKDNVENIEIDEAKNIFCESSDFIMQSKQVLEEKLAGKKLLPLFWDIEMPLVNILYMMEKSGILMDEEYFKKLSLEFSDKLKEYEKVIYSLAGEEFKINSPKQLAYILFDKLGLNPVRKTKTGYSTDEEVLLTLAQTNELPKVLLNYREISKLKSTFVDALIEKINPETKRLHTSFNQTVTLTGRLSSSEPNLQNIPVKTELGKGIRRGFITDKKFIFASFDYSQIDLRVLAHVTKDITLCNAFRQGEDIHTATAAEVFGLKKEEITKEMRNRAKGINFGIVYGQQAYGLSQQLDISPREAQTYIDQYFEKYKGVKKWISETIAKAKETGFVSTLLGRIRYLPEIKSQNQQIRGFAERTAVNTPIQGTSADIIKVAMIKIYEKLKKQNLLDKCKMLLQVHDDLLFEITEGLLQQYLPVIKSEMENAVKLDIPVIVDAKVGKNWADLKELKN; from the coding sequence ATGACTCTTTATCTTATCGACGGAAATGCTTATATTCACAGGGCATACCACGCTATAAAAAATCTTACAACTTCTAAAGGTGAATCAGTAAATGCTGTTTATGGTTTTACCCGGATGTTGCTTAAAATACTAAAAGAACACAATCCGGATTACCTTGCAGTATGTATGGATTATCCTGCCCCGACATTCAGGCATAAAGAGTTTTCAGAGTATAAATTAAACAGAAAAGAAACCGACTTGGAACTTAAAAACCAGTTTCCGTTCATAAAAGAGATTATATCTGCATTAAATATTACAATTTACGAAAAAGAAGGTTTCGAAGCTGACGACCTGATTGCAACCATTTCACAAAAAGCAGAAAACAATGGATTAGAAGTAGTGATTGTTACCGGTGATAAAGATGCTCTTCAGCTTGTCAATAAAAATATAAAGGTTCTAAATGAACCGAAAAATATTCTTTATGATAAAGAAGAGGTTATTAAAGGTTGGGATATTATGCCGGATAATATAACGGATTTTTTGGCTTTAGCAGGTGATTCTTCTGATAATATACCCGGAGTACCCGGGATAGGCGAGAAAACGGCAATAAAACTTATAAAACAATGCGGGAATATTGAAAATATTATAAAAAATTGTAGTCAAATTGACGGAAAGTTGGGATTGCTTGTTAAAAAACACTCGGAATCGGCGATACTTTCTAAAAGACTTGCAACGCTGGTAAAAGACATACCGATAAATATTGATTTTGAAAAATTAAAACCACAAAGTCCTGATAATTCAAGACTTCTTAATATATTAAAGCGGTTGGAATTTTATTCTCTTATAAAGTTACTTGTTAAGGAGGGGACATCTGCCAGAGAAATTAAATATGAAACAATTTTAACAGAAGAGGAACTTAAAAAATTAGCCGGTTATCTAAATACAAAAAATGAGTTCTCATTTAATTTTGCTTTAACCACTGATAAGTTAGTGGTTGGGTTAGCTATATCTGCTAAAAAGGAAGAAGGATTCTACATACCTATCGGGCATAGAACACTTACGTCTTGCAATCAACTGCCGATAGAAATCGTTAAGAACTACCTAAAATCATTCTTCGAAAACAGCGGTATTGTAAAAATTACCCATAATTTGAAATCTCAGATTGAAGTACTTGAAAAATTAAATATTTTTGTTTCTGATAAATATTTTGATACATCTATTGCATCATATGTTTTAAACCCGTCTCAGAAAAACAATTCGTCAGAAGATGTTTTTATAGAACAACTTGGAATAGTTCTTCGTAACCCCGGCGAGAAAGAAAAAAATACTTTTAAGGATAATGTGGAGAACATTGAGATTGATGAAGCGAAAAATATATTTTGTGAAAGTTCTGATTTTATTATGCAATCAAAACAAGTACTTGAAGAAAAACTTGCCGGCAAAAAATTGCTCCCGCTTTTTTGGGATATCGAAATGCCTTTGGTTAATATCTTATATATGATGGAAAAGAGCGGGATTCTGATGGATGAAGAATATTTTAAAAAATTATCTTTGGAATTTTCCGATAAACTTAAAGAATATGAAAAAGTAATTTATTCTCTTGCGGGAGAAGAATTTAAAATAAACTCTCCCAAACAATTAGCATATATACTTTTTGATAAGCTTGGATTAAATCCTGTCCGGAAGACTAAAACAGGTTATTCTACCGACGAGGAAGTTTTGCTGACTCTTGCTCAGACAAACGAACTTCCGAAAGTTTTATTAAATTATCGCGAAATATCAAAGCTCAAGTCAACTTTTGTAGATGCTCTTATAGAAAAAATAAATCCCGAAACAAAACGGTTGCATACGTCTTTTAATCAAACTGTTACTTTGACAGGGCGATTATCGTCTTCAGAGCCTAATCTGCAGAATATTCCGGTGAAAACGGAATTGGGAAAAGGAATAAGGCGCGGATTTATTACTGATAAGAAATTCATATTTGCATCTTTTGATTATTCACAGATTGATTTGAGAGTATTAGCACATGTAACCAAAGATATAACACTGTGTAATGCGTTTAGACAGGGAGAGGATATTCATACAGCTACTGCTGCTGAAGTTTTTGGATTGAAAAAAGAAGAAATTACAAAAGAAATGAGAAATCGGGCTAAGGGAATAAATTTTGGTATTGTTTATGGACAACAAGCGTATGGGTTGTCACAACAACTTGATATCTCACCGCGAGAAGCACAGACTTACATTGACCAGTATTTTGAAAAATACAAAGGTGTGAAAAAATGGATTTCAGAAACAATTGCTAAAGCTAAAGAGACAGGTTTTGTATCAACGCTTTTAGGCAGAATAAGATATTTACCGGAAATAAAGAGTCAGAACCAGCAGATTCGTGGTTTTGCTGAAAGGACTGCTGTAAATACACCTATACAAGGAACGTCGGCAGATATAATAAAGGTTGCAATGATAAAAATATATGAAAAATTAAAAAAACAGAATTTGCTGGATAAATGCAAAATGTTGTTGCAGGTGCACGATGATTTGTTATTTGAAATTACTGAAGGATTACTGCAACAATATTTGCCCGTTATAAAATCAGAGATGGAAAATGCCGTAAAACTGGATATCCCTGTTATTGTTGATGCAAAAGTAGGTAAAAACTGGGCTGATTTAAAAGAACTTAAAAATTAA
- a CDS encoding flagellar motor protein MotB, with protein sequence MARKSKSILFGRRYGESAEVDPNLWIVSYGDLMTNLMIFFLMLFALSSIKPKTVIEKEDEQKILVKNLEKYGAVTVSAEKINVTLQQDIIFKAGSAELKSGFTEVLAEVNKFINDNTGTIIVSGHADAVPLNRGKYKDNWYLSAERGWSVANELIKSGIDPKRFQIRGYGEFHPVAGNDTEEGRAKNRRIEMTIVRTNMKETERFIYYKTVDVENISEISKRFFGNETYSQQIRELNKEKIDTNGNIPKGTEILVPYNPARAN encoded by the coding sequence ATGGCAAGAAAATCTAAATCAATCCTTTTTGGAAGAAGATACGGTGAATCAGCAGAAGTAGATCCTAATCTTTGGATAGTGTCATATGGCGATCTTATGACCAATCTGATGATATTTTTTCTTATGCTTTTTGCGCTTTCTTCAATTAAGCCGAAAACTGTTATAGAAAAGGAAGATGAACAGAAAATACTTGTAAAAAACCTTGAGAAATATGGAGCTGTTACTGTTTCTGCTGAAAAGATAAATGTAACATTACAGCAGGATATAATATTCAAAGCAGGGAGTGCAGAATTAAAGTCCGGATTTACAGAAGTTCTTGCGGAGGTTAACAAGTTTATAAATGATAATACCGGTACTATTATTGTATCAGGGCACGCAGATGCAGTACCGCTGAATAGAGGTAAATATAAAGACAACTGGTATCTTTCTGCAGAAAGAGGATGGAGTGTTGCAAATGAACTTATAAAAAGTGGTATTGACCCTAAACGATTTCAAATTCGCGGTTATGGTGAATTTCATCCGGTAGCGGGAAATGATACTGAAGAAGGTCGTGCAAAAAACAGAAGAATAGAAATGACAATAGTAAGAACAAATATGAAAGAGACCGAAAGATTTATTTACTATAAAACCGTTGATGTTGAAAATATTTCTGAAATATCAAAAAGATTTTTTGGAAACGAGACTTATTCACAGCAAATTCGCGAATTAAATAAAGAAAAAATAGACACTAACGGAAATATCCCGAAAGGAACAGAAATATTAGTACCATACAATCCGGCACGCGCGAATTGA
- a CDS encoding flagellar motor protein MotB, producing MRKIFQIRDFGDDSDQSSSSIWLIIYSDLMTNLMLFFLMLWGLSQSSFETYTEATKSIQERITKQKVEAVKEEPKYEVKEENVPENFRAVTKPKSDLEGIRIVFNAPIFFDSGKADLKSSATETLSELASWLNDVPYTVIVEGHTDNTPITKRYSSNWELSIDRARSVVIFLQNKGIDPKRLVLAGYGEHQPLYPNDTEEHRQLNRRIEINIVYWEK from the coding sequence ATGCGAAAAATATTTCAAATAAGAGATTTTGGAGATGATAGCGATCAGAGTTCTTCATCTATATGGTTGATTATCTACTCCGACCTTATGACAAACCTTATGCTGTTTTTTCTTATGCTTTGGGGACTATCACAATCTTCATTTGAAACATATACAGAAGCTACAAAATCGATTCAGGAAAGAATAACAAAACAAAAAGTAGAAGCAGTAAAAGAAGAACCAAAGTATGAAGTAAAAGAAGAAAATGTACCGGAAAACTTCAGAGCGGTAACAAAACCGAAATCTGATTTGGAAGGTATACGGATAGTTTTCAATGCGCCGATTTTTTTTGATTCAGGGAAAGCGGATTTGAAATCATCTGCAACAGAAACACTATCAGAACTTGCAAGTTGGCTAAATGATGTACCATATACTGTTATCGTTGAAGGACATACAGACAATACACCTATAACAAAAAGATATTCGTCAAATTGGGAATTATCTATAGATAGAGCAAGAAGCGTAGTAATATTTTTACAAAATAAAGGTATAGATCCGAAACGATTGGTTCTTGCGGGATATGGTGAACATCAACCGCTTTATCCAAATGATACTGAAGAACACAGGCAATTAAACAGGAGAATAGAAATCAACATTGTTTATTGGGAAAAATAG
- a CDS encoding MotA/TolQ/ExbB proton channel family protein, with the protein MDILTLLGLAMGVGTVYIVMQHGGIMNIIFDKYAAILVFGGTFASTLISVPYAQLKSSIRASFFTIFSYKTKQRPEVVINTLITLCEKSKRTGIDSLQDDILKMDDRFLKEGFHLLIDGLSPDLIRDNLETEIVFVRRRHSANSSVFRTMGAYAPIFGLLGTLIGVIQVLKNLADPKTMGASMAIAVTATFYGIFSTNFIFLPIASKLNALSEAEILVKEVMIEGILSIQSGDIPLILRRKLEAYLAYRMRKK; encoded by the coding sequence ATGGATATTTTAACATTACTTGGTCTGGCTATGGGAGTTGGAACTGTTTATATAGTGATGCAGCATGGTGGGATTATGAATATAATTTTTGATAAGTATGCTGCTATACTTGTTTTTGGAGGTACTTTTGCTTCAACACTCATTTCAGTTCCATATGCACAGTTAAAAAGTTCGATAAGAGCTTCATTTTTTACTATTTTTTCTTATAAGACTAAACAGCGTCCGGAAGTAGTAATAAATACATTGATAACTCTTTGTGAAAAATCAAAACGAACTGGTATTGATTCATTGCAGGATGATATTTTAAAAATGGACGATAGATTTTTAAAAGAAGGTTTCCATCTGTTAATTGACGGGCTCTCGCCTGATTTAATCAGAGATAATCTTGAAACAGAAATCGTTTTTGTTCGCAGGAGACACAGTGCAAACTCTTCTGTTTTTAGGACTATGGGGGCATATGCACCTATATTTGGACTTTTAGGAACCCTTATCGGAGTTATTCAGGTATTGAAAAATCTTGCTGACCCGAAAACAATGGGTGCTTCAATGGCTATTGCAGTAACAGCGACATTTTATGGAATATTTTCCACTAATTTTATTTTCTTACCGATTGCATCGAAACTTAATGCACTTTCCGAAGCCGAAATTCTCGTAAAAGAGGTTATGATTGAAGGGATTCTTTCCATTCAATCCGGCGACATACCTTTAATTTTAAGAAGAAAATTGGAAGCATATCTTGCGTATAGAATGAGAAAAAAATAA
- a CDS encoding FliG C-terminal domain-containing protein, with protein sequence MINILLKQKNRNWKISAIIFLLLASCFMIHDFSHGVDNNIDREKLTLETNIEKRITEALSKLLSSQDFIVIVNIEPIVEQAGNLKAGEQMQIEQLQVQEPRKTTKDYILPGVPTKKNLGEQENIQQSPVQVIMPSANRESDVLRQFIKKITIIIKFDKNVPEGIVSEAKKVITGLVDINVDRGDTLLVEKTEFYKKQTYWWQAFLNLQSMIWFMGIMLFAFFLFGPLNIFFKHLLRTLAVKPPPTQLQMPENMVNRQPQQQSSGGGGGMSGNLIMSLDDSKSVRPSLFPFISEGNIKNLAYLLKDETPDRIALVLSYLRRDWASFVMSQLAPEIQARVAMELVNVKQLEPDDVEMMELELKKKIDYLIGGTAQVIELCERSDKKTRENILSSLTLSNPELAAHVKSQLLDINDLYFIDPTELRTVFREIPLPSWAIGLKAAKDVTREKILKMLPSGAAEMLKQEIDLNQMVSPVKIDEEERKIIMTMRKLRDEGRITIVKTEIIEENVSNVAKHELEPETKSDADDMKTETRDERLARIKERLKKERGG encoded by the coding sequence ATGATAAATATCTTACTTAAGCAAAAAAATAGAAATTGGAAAATATCCGCGATTATTTTTTTGCTTCTTGCTTCATGCTTCATGATTCATGATTTTAGTCACGGAGTAGATAATAATATTGACCGTGAAAAACTCACATTAGAGACAAATATTGAAAAAAGAATAACAGAAGCACTTTCAAAACTTTTAAGTTCTCAGGATTTCATCGTTATAGTTAATATAGAACCGATTGTTGAACAAGCAGGTAATTTAAAAGCAGGAGAGCAAATGCAGATAGAACAACTGCAGGTTCAGGAACCCAGGAAAACAACTAAGGATTATATTCTGCCGGGTGTCCCGACAAAGAAAAATCTTGGAGAACAGGAAAACATACAACAATCTCCTGTTCAGGTAATAATGCCTTCTGCTAACAGAGAATCCGATGTTTTAAGGCAATTTATAAAAAAAATAACAATTATAATTAAATTTGATAAAAATGTTCCGGAAGGTATTGTTTCAGAAGCTAAAAAAGTAATAACAGGGCTTGTTGATATCAACGTTGATAGAGGTGATACGTTATTAGTTGAAAAAACTGAATTTTATAAAAAGCAAACATATTGGTGGCAGGCTTTTTTGAATTTACAATCAATGATTTGGTTTATGGGAATTATGCTTTTTGCTTTTTTCTTATTTGGTCCGCTCAATATATTTTTTAAGCATCTTTTAAGGACGCTCGCTGTAAAACCGCCGCCGACACAACTTCAGATGCCGGAAAATATGGTAAACCGGCAACCACAACAGCAATCTTCCGGCGGTGGTGGTGGTATGAGTGGTAACTTGATAATGTCGCTTGATGACAGTAAGTCAGTAAGACCCAGTCTTTTTCCGTTCATAAGTGAAGGAAATATAAAAAATCTTGCTTATCTTTTAAAAGATGAAACACCGGATAGGATTGCTCTCGTTTTAAGTTATTTAAGAAGAGATTGGGCGTCTTTTGTTATGTCGCAATTAGCTCCGGAAATACAGGCAAGGGTTGCAATGGAACTTGTAAATGTAAAACAACTTGAGCCTGATGATGTGGAAATGATGGAATTAGAGCTTAAAAAGAAAATTGACTATTTAATAGGCGGTACTGCTCAGGTTATAGAATTATGTGAAAGATCAGATAAAAAAACCCGTGAGAATATTTTATCTTCTCTTACGTTATCAAATCCCGAATTAGCGGCACATGTTAAATCACAGCTTCTTGATATAAATGATTTATATTTTATTGACCCTACAGAATTAAGAACGGTTTTCAGAGAGATTCCGCTTCCGTCATGGGCAATAGGGCTGAAAGCAGCAAAAGATGTTACCCGTGAGAAAATCCTGAAAATGCTGCCTTCCGGAGCTGCTGAAATGTTAAAGCAGGAAATAGACCTTAATCAAATGGTTTCTCCGGTTAAGATTGATGAAGAAGAGAGAAAGATTATAATGACAATGCGAAAACTTAGAGATGAAGGAAGAATTACGATTGTAAAGACCGAAATAATAGAAGAAAATGTTTCAAATGTAGCAAAACATGAGTTAGAACCGGAAACTAAATCAGATGCGGATGATATGAAAACTGAAACCAGAGATGAACGGCTTGCAAGAATAAAAGAACGATTAAAAAAAGAGCGAGGAGGTTAG
- a CDS encoding LysM peptidoglycan-binding domain-containing protein, whose amino-acid sequence MNKNFSHILNSLKAIKKWQRIALFLLLIFNLQSSIFNYVFAAFDDIAPGIRPASMGGAFTAISDDSNAIFYNPAGLYLIKNNEFSASFGRLYYGLTDNSNISDSVISYINPFGEYGTVGMGIRTISLSSLYSEKMILFSYGIRIKPKLGIGLTMKSLSHKFGADDYTENAISDDGTSLSGPDPVFSQGKSKSKLSADFGIFYRPASKYNLGLAIQNFNSPDIGLQESDKVEKTVRLGFAYIPKTASLSLEVLSKASDTDFIAGFEKYFSERLLALRGALTFGSRDLRRLSVGLGINQAKYKVDYAFIFPLVGINNTYGSHKISVSFMFGPLPNVKQLKPEFPGEVAEEENVEEELPKNIVTEENKRAAELMMKNVQEAYRKGLYSSADENITRVLELNPEHQGAKMIKKKIKSIASVLSEKTDMEKASRIIRKGITAYIENNPTLSFNAIKYATELLPDDLALQQLYDLISKEFPDVASKEESIPGLNLVGMKLQKALENIYEGKYVQAISECNTVLDLEEDNVLALMRLGSAYWAIGSVEKAKSVWKIGLKLEPNNKQISEFLAGEATVPKVEKLGEKPLIRKYVVLRGDSPQSLSVKFYGNKTSWGKIYEANKDKLPNRWSLVVGQELVIP is encoded by the coding sequence ATGAACAAAAATTTTAGCCATATATTAAATTCTTTAAAAGCCATTAAAAAGTGGCAAAGGATAGCTCTGTTCTTACTTTTAATCTTTAATCTTCAATCTTCAATCTTCAATTATGTTTTCGCTGCTTTCGACGACATTGCTCCCGGGATAAGACCTGCATCTATGGGAGGTGCTTTTACGGCTATTTCTGATGATTCTAATGCTATATTTTATAATCCTGCAGGACTTTATCTTATAAAAAACAATGAATTTAGTGCATCATTTGGCAGGCTTTATTATGGACTTACAGATAACTCGAATATTTCGGATTCGGTTATATCATACATAAATCCATTTGGAGAATATGGAACTGTCGGTATGGGAATTAGAACAATTTCACTTTCAAGTTTATACTCCGAGAAAATGATATTATTTTCATATGGAATTAGGATAAAACCAAAATTGGGGATTGGCTTGACTATGAAGTCACTTTCCCATAAATTTGGTGCTGACGACTATACAGAAAATGCTATTAGTGATGATGGAACATCACTTTCAGGACCTGACCCTGTTTTTTCGCAAGGGAAAAGCAAATCAAAACTTTCAGCAGATTTTGGGATTTTTTACAGACCGGCATCAAAATACAATCTTGGACTGGCTATTCAAAACTTTAATTCACCCGATATTGGTTTGCAGGAAAGTGATAAAGTTGAAAAAACCGTCAGGTTAGGTTTTGCCTATATACCGAAGACAGCAAGTTTATCGCTCGAAGTATTGTCAAAAGCAAGTGATACAGATTTTATTGCAGGATTTGAAAAGTATTTTTCAGAAAGACTTCTTGCGTTAAGAGGTGCCTTGACTTTCGGCAGCAGGGACTTACGAAGATTGAGTGTCGGGTTAGGTATAAATCAGGCAAAATATAAAGTTGATTATGCATTTATCTTTCCTCTTGTAGGGATAAATAATACATATGGAAGCCATAAAATATCTGTTTCTTTTATGTTTGGTCCATTACCTAATGTTAAACAACTAAAACCTGAGTTTCCCGGGGAAGTGGCAGAAGAGGAAAACGTGGAAGAGGAATTACCTAAAAATATAGTTACCGAAGAGAATAAACGTGCTGCTGAACTTATGATGAAAAATGTCCAGGAAGCTTATAGGAAAGGATTGTATTCAAGTGCAGATGAAAATATAACAAGAGTACTTGAGTTAAACCCTGAACATCAGGGTGCAAAAATGATTAAGAAGAAAATAAAGTCAATAGCTTCTGTTCTTTCTGAAAAAACCGACATGGAAAAAGCATCTCGTATTATTAGAAAAGGGATAACTGCATATATAGAGAATAATCCTACTCTTTCTTTTAATGCGATAAAATACGCCACTGAATTATTACCGGATGATTTGGCATTACAGCAATTGTATGATTTGATATCTAAGGAATTCCCTGATGTTGCATCTAAAGAAGAGTCAATTCCCGGTCTAAATCTTGTTGGTATGAAACTTCAGAAGGCACTTGAAAATATTTATGAAGGCAAATATGTCCAGGCTATTTCAGAATGTAACACCGTTTTAGATTTAGAGGAAGACAATGTTTTAGCTTTAATGCGGCTTGGTTCTGCTTATTGGGCAATCGGCAGTGTTGAAAAAGCTAAATCAGTGTGGAAAATAGGATTAAAATTAGAACCTAATAATAAACAAATATCGGAATTTCTTGCAGGGGAAGCAACAGTTCCAAAAGTAGAAAAGTTGGGAGAGAAACCGTTGATTAGGAAATATGTTGTTCTGAGAGGAGATTCTCCTCAAAGTCTTTCAGTGAAATTCTACGGGAATAAAACAAGTTGGGGTAAAATATACGAAGCAAATAAAGATAAACTCCCTAATCGCTGGTCTCTCGTTGTCGGTCAGGAATTGGTAATTCCATAG
- a CDS encoding gliding motility-associated C-terminal domain-containing protein produces MINYKKNVQCPMSNVRCRWLIFIIFVILLTSDFGLWTSDSLYAQGFQLGETKPKIITPNGDHKNDIFIVPYETDYSSQVDGKILTLNGSFVANMLSVDSEGDNPKMIWNGKDSSGKVVPSGIYIYQIEAEGKVFNGTVVVAK; encoded by the coding sequence ATGATAAATTATAAAAAAAATGTCCAATGTCCAATGTCCAATGTCCGATGTCGATGGCTTATATTTATTATTTTTGTCATATTATTGACTTCGGACTTCGGACTTTGGACATCGGACAGTCTCTATGCTCAAGGTTTCCAGCTTGGTGAAACAAAACCTAAAATTATTACTCCTAATGGTGACCATAAAAATGATATTTTTATTGTTCCATATGAGACAGATTATTCTTCACAAGTAGATGGAAAGATATTAACACTTAATGGTTCTTTTGTTGCAAATATGCTTTCTGTTGACAGTGAAGGTGATAACCCTAAAATGATATGGAATGGTAAAGACAGCAGCGGTAAAGTTGTTCCGTCCGGAATATATATTTACCAAATAGAAGCAGAAGGTAAAGTATTTAACGGAACAGTAGTAGTGGCAAAGTAA